A stretch of Chaetodon auriga isolate fChaAug3 chromosome 21, fChaAug3.hap1, whole genome shotgun sequence DNA encodes these proteins:
- the snx16 gene encoding sorting nexin-16 isoform X2 — translation MASPFVPVPVPMDRALSGGSGKLRRPQRASSLGSVSSSSSCSSIIRAAGDDHERGCGDLGSLRQSRCKDRGGRSRTPPPPQSPVTQARVNGTLEPSIEYSSCPRSISDPVGSQQGEERPITPTVLGYEVMEERAKFTVFKVLVRKTPDESWVVFRRYTDFSRLNDKLKEMFPGFRLSLPPKRWFKDNYDSDFLEDRQLGLQAFLQNLVAHKDIANCLAVREFLCLDDPPGPFDSLEESRAFCETLEESNYRLQKELLEKQKEIASLKRRLEEKEQAILLLERHINGECVSPESLCALSAQGSESSADADVESSAAEADQDMPDDAGSAAPI, via the exons ATGGCATCACCCTTTGTGCCTGTCCCCGTGCCCATGGACAGAGCCTTGTCAGGAGGTAGCGGCAAGCTCAGACGGCCGCAGCGAGCTTCATCACTCGGCAGCGTCTCCAGCAGCTCGTCCTGTTCCTCTATCATCAGGGCAGCTGGGGACGACCACGAGAGAGGATGTGGAGACTTAGGTTCCCTCCGCCAGTCCCGCTGCAAAGACAGAGGCGGCCGGAGCAGGACACCGCCGCCACCACAGAGTCCTGTGACACAGGCCAGGGTGAACGGGACTCTGGAGCCCTCCATAGAGTACTCCAGCTGCCCCCGCTCCATATCGGACCCAGTTGGGAGCCAGCAAGGCGAGGAGAGGCCTATTACCCCAACTGTGCTGGGATATGAGGTCATGGAAGAGAGGGCCAAGTTCACG GTATTTAAGGTCCTGGTCAGGAAGACTCCAGATGAGAGCTGGGTTGTTTTTAGGAGGTACACAGACTTCTCCAGACTCAATGACaag ctgaagGAGATGTTCCCAGGCTTCCGCCTCTCACTTCCTCCTAAGCGGTGGTTCAAAGACAACTATGACAGCGACTTCCTGGAAGACAGACAGTTGGGGCTACAGGCCTTTTTGCAAAACCTCGTTGCACATAAAGATATTGCCAACTG CCTGGCAGTGAGAGAGTTTCTGTGTCTGGATGACCCACCTGGGCCTTTTGATAgcctggaggagagcaga GCGTTCTGTGAGACTCTGGAGGAGAGCAACTATCGTCTTCAGAAGGAGCTGCTAGAGAAGCAGAAGGAGATCGCCTCCCtgaagaggaggctggaggagaaggagcaggccatcctgctgctggagaggcaTATCAA tggcGAGTGTGTGAGCCCAGAGTCTCTGTGCGCTCTGTCAGCTCAGGGcagtgagagcagtgcagatgCAGATGTGGAGTCgtctgctgcagaggctgatCAGGACATGCCTGATGACGCTgg CAGTGCTGCCCCAATCTGA
- the LOC143339794 gene encoding leukocyte elastase inhibitor-like, with the protein MATSVPLSKANTTFSLALFKKLSDDDQTGNIFFSPFSISSALAMVMLGTRGNTAAQMSKVLRFTESEQPKLPGTQPSVMQAQMETQMQIRTQRTTKLPQYLLKCLKSQDQGQDNVQAKFAEVLSKLNEADASYTLSVANRLYGEQSYQFVEDFLSETKKYYNAELESVDFKASAEAARALINTWVEEQTQGKIKDILTQGVVDSMTRLVLVNAIYFKGNWDKKFEEEATVDAQFRVNKNSTKPVKMMSQKSKFPLTSIPEVNCQLLEMPYQGEELSMLIFLPNDIEDDTTGLEKLEKELTYEKFANWTCPDLMGLTEVEVKLPRFKMEENYDLKNVLVSMGMTDAFNVSLSDFSGMSPANDLVLSEVIHKAFVEVNEEGTEAAAATTAVLTYRIEPIPGFFIADHPFLFFIRHNATKSILFAGRYSSPE; encoded by the exons atggcaACATCAGTCCCTCTATCCAAAGCCAACACCACCTTCTCTCTGGCTTTGTTCAAAAAGCTGAGCGATGACGACCAGACCGGGAACATCTTCTTCTCCCCTTTTAGCATCTCTTCAGCCCTGGCTATGGTGATGCTGGGGACCAGAGGCAACACCGCCGCACAGATGTCGAAG GTCCTCCGCTTCACTGAGTCAGAACAACCGAAGCTGCCAGGAACACAGCCGTCAGTGATGCAGGCGCAGATGGAAACACAGATGCAGATACGTACGCAGCGGACCACCAAACTGCCACAGTATCTGCTCAAG TGCCTGAAATCCCAGGATCAGGGTCAAGATAATGTCCAAGCTAAATTTGCCGAAGTGCTGAGCAAGCTCAATGAGGCAGATGCTTCCTATACCCTCAGCGTTGCCAACAGGCTGTATGGAGAGCAGTCCTACCAGtttgttgag GATTTCTTATCCGAGACCAAAAAGTACTACAATGCTGAGCTGGAGTCTGTGGACTTCAAAGCCAGTGCGGAAGCGGCCAGGGCCCTCATCAACACCTGGGTGGAGGAACAGACGCAAG GTAAAATTAAGGACATACTGACCCAGGGTGTGGTGGACAGCATGACCAGGCTGGTACTGGTTAATGCCATCTACTTCAAAGGCAACTGGGACAAGAAGTTCGAGGAGGAGGCCACTGTTGATGCCCAGTTTAGAGTAAACAAG AATTCCACTAaaccagtgaagatgatgagccaGAAGAGCAAATTCCCTCTCACCTCCATTCCTGAGGTCAACTGTCAG CTCCTAGAGATGCCCTATCAAGGTGAGGAGCTCAGCATGCTCATCTTCCTGCCCAATGACATCGAGGACGACACCACAGGCTTGGAGAAG ctggagaaggagctgaCCTATGAGAAGTTTGCGAACTGGACTTGTCCCGACTTGATGGGTCTAACTGAAGTTGAGGTGAAGCTGCCTCGATTCAAGATGGAGGAGAATTATGACTTGAAAAACGTCCTGGTCAGCATGGGCATGACGGACGCTTTCAATGTCTCGCTGAGCGACTTCtcag GCATGTCTCCCGCCAACGACCTGGTACTGTCGGAAGTCATTCACAAGGCCTTCGTGGAGGTCAACGAGGAGGgaactgaggctgctgctgccaccactgCTGTCTTAACTTATCGCATCGAACCGATTCCTGGCTTCTTCATCGCTGACCaccccttcctcttcttcatccgaCATAACGCCACCAAGAGCATTCTCTTTGCTGGCCGATACTCCTCCCCTGAGTAA
- the snx16 gene encoding sorting nexin-16 isoform X1 — protein sequence MASPFVPVPVPMDRALSGGSGKLRRPQRASSLGSVSSSSSCSSIIRAAGDDHERGCGDLGSLRQSRCKDRGGRSRTPPPPQSPVTQARVNGTLEPSIEYSSCPRSISDPVGSQQGEERPITPTVLGYEVMEERAKFTVFKVLVRKTPDESWVVFRRYTDFSRLNDKLKEMFPGFRLSLPPKRWFKDNYDSDFLEDRQLGLQAFLQNLVAHKDIANCLAVREFLCLDDPPGPFDSLEESRAFCETLEESNYRLQKELLEKQKEIASLKRRLEEKEQAILLLERHINGECVSPESLCALSAQGSESSADADVESSAAEADQDMPDDAGGRCEVQLMRSSACWCGPSLSASPPVIQVTQLYHQKLQH from the exons ATGGCATCACCCTTTGTGCCTGTCCCCGTGCCCATGGACAGAGCCTTGTCAGGAGGTAGCGGCAAGCTCAGACGGCCGCAGCGAGCTTCATCACTCGGCAGCGTCTCCAGCAGCTCGTCCTGTTCCTCTATCATCAGGGCAGCTGGGGACGACCACGAGAGAGGATGTGGAGACTTAGGTTCCCTCCGCCAGTCCCGCTGCAAAGACAGAGGCGGCCGGAGCAGGACACCGCCGCCACCACAGAGTCCTGTGACACAGGCCAGGGTGAACGGGACTCTGGAGCCCTCCATAGAGTACTCCAGCTGCCCCCGCTCCATATCGGACCCAGTTGGGAGCCAGCAAGGCGAGGAGAGGCCTATTACCCCAACTGTGCTGGGATATGAGGTCATGGAAGAGAGGGCCAAGTTCACG GTATTTAAGGTCCTGGTCAGGAAGACTCCAGATGAGAGCTGGGTTGTTTTTAGGAGGTACACAGACTTCTCCAGACTCAATGACaag ctgaagGAGATGTTCCCAGGCTTCCGCCTCTCACTTCCTCCTAAGCGGTGGTTCAAAGACAACTATGACAGCGACTTCCTGGAAGACAGACAGTTGGGGCTACAGGCCTTTTTGCAAAACCTCGTTGCACATAAAGATATTGCCAACTG CCTGGCAGTGAGAGAGTTTCTGTGTCTGGATGACCCACCTGGGCCTTTTGATAgcctggaggagagcaga GCGTTCTGTGAGACTCTGGAGGAGAGCAACTATCGTCTTCAGAAGGAGCTGCTAGAGAAGCAGAAGGAGATCGCCTCCCtgaagaggaggctggaggagaaggagcaggccatcctgctgctggagaggcaTATCAA tggcGAGTGTGTGAGCCCAGAGTCTCTGTGCGCTCTGTCAGCTCAGGGcagtgagagcagtgcagatgCAGATGTGGAGTCgtctgctgcagaggctgatCAGGACATGCCTGATGACGCTgg TGGCAGATGCGAGGTCCAGCTGATGCGGTCCTCTGCTTGTTGGTGTGGGCCGTCGCTCAGCGCCTCTCCT
- the LOC143339888 gene encoding leukocyte elastase inhibitor-like, with protein MATSVPLSKANTTFSLALFKKLSDDDQTGNIFFSPFSISSALAMVMLGTRGNTAAQMSEVLRFTESDQPKLPGTQPSVMQAQMETQMQMQTQQTTKLPQHLLKCLESQDGQDNVHAKFAEVLSKLNEADASYTLSVANRLYGEQSYQFVEDFLSETKKYYNAELESVDFKASAEAARALINTWVEEQTQGKIKDILTQGVVDSMTRLVLVNAIYFKGNWNKKFEEESTVDAQFRVNKNSTKPVKMMSQKSKFPLTSIPEVNCQLLEMPYQGEELSMLIFLPNDIEDDTTGLEKLEKELTYEKFANWTCPDLMGLTEVEVKLPRFKMEENYDLKNVLVSMGMTDAFNVSLSNFSGMSPTNDLVLSEVIHKAFVEVNEEGTEAAAATTAVLTYRIEPIPGFFIADHPFLFFIRHNATKSILFAGRYSSPE; from the exons atggcaACATCAGTCCCTCTATCCAAAGCCAACACCACCTTCTCTCTGGCTTTGTTCAAAAAGCTGAGCGATGACGACCAGACCGGGAACATCTTCTTCTCCCCTTTTAGCATCTCTTCAGCCCTGGCTATGGTGATGCTGGGGACCAGAGGCAACACCGCCGCACAGATGTCAGAG GTCCTCCGCTTCACTGAGTCAGACCAACCGAAGCTGCCAGGAACACAGCCGTCAGTGATGCAGGCGCAGATGGAAAcacagatgcagatgcagacGCAGCAGACCACCAAACTGCCACAGCATCTGCTCAAG TGCCTGGAATCCCAGGACGGTCAAGATAATGTCCACGCTAAATTTGCTGAAGTGCTGAGCAAGCTCAATGAGGCAGATGCTTCCTATACCCTCAGCGTTGCCAACAGGCTGTATGGAGAGCAGTCCTACCAGtttgttgag GATTTCTTATCCGAGACCAAAAAGTACTACAATGCTGAGCTGGAGTCTGTGGACTTCAAAGCCAGTGCGGAAGCGGCCAGGGCCCTCATCAACACCTGGGTGGAGGAACAGACGCAAG GTAAAATTAAGGACATACTGACCCAGGGTGTGGTGGACAGCATGACCAGGCTGGTACTGGTTAATGCCATCTACTTCAAAGGCAACTGGAACAAGAAGTTTGAGGAGGAGTCCACTGTTGATGCCCAGTTTAGAGTAAACAAG AATTCCACTAaaccagtgaagatgatgagccaGAAGAGCAAATTCCCTCTCACCTCCATTCCTGAGGTCAACTGTCAG CTCCTAGAGATGCCCTATCAAGGTGAGGAGCTCAGCATGCTCATCTTCCTGCCCAATGACATCGAGGACGACACCACAGGCTTGGAGAAG ctggagaaggagctgaCCTATGAGAAGTTTGCGAACTGGACTTGTCCCGACTTGATGGGTCTAACTGAGGTTGAGGTGAAGCTGCCTCGATTCAAGATGGAGGAGAATTATGACTTGAAAAACGTCCTGGTCAGCATGGGCATGACGGACGCTTTCAATGTCTCGCTGAGCAACTTCtcag GCATGTCTCCCACCAACGACCTGGTACTGTCGGAAGTCATTCACAAGGCCTTCGTGGAGGTCAACGAGGAGGgaactgaggctgctgctgccaccactgCTGTCTTAACTTATCGCATCGAACCGATTCCTGGCTTCTTCATCGCTGACCaccccttcctcttcttcatccgaCATAACGCCACCAAGAGCATTCTCTTTGCTGGCCGATACTCCTCCCCTGAGTAA
- the LOC143339881 gene encoding leukocyte elastase inhibitor-like — protein MATSVPLSKANTTFSLALFKKLSDDDQTGNIFFSPFSISSALAMVMLGTRGNTAAQMSEVLRFTESDQPKLPGTQPSVMQAQMETQMQMQTQQTTKLPQHLLKCLESQDGQDNVHAKFAEVLSKLNEADASYTLSVANRLYGEQSYQFVEDFLSETKKYYNAELESVDFKASAEAARALINTWVEEQTQGKIKDILTQGVVDSMTRLVLVNAIYFKGNWNKKFEEESTVDAQFRVNKNSTKPVKMMSQKSKFPLTSIPEVNCQLLEMPYQGEELSMLIFLPNDIEDDTTGLEKLEKELTYEKFANWTCPDLMGLTEVEVKLPRFKMEENYDLKNVLVSMGMTDAFNVSLSNFSGMSPANDLVLSEVIHKAFVEVNEEGTEAAAATTAVLTYRIEPIPGFFIADHPFLFFIRHNATKSILFAGRYSSPE, from the exons atggcaACATCAGTCCCTCTATCCAAAGCCAACACCACCTTCTCTCTGGCTTTGTTCAAAAAGCTGAGCGATGACGACCAGACCGGGAACATCTTCTTCTCCCCTTTTAGCATCTCTTCAGCCCTGGCTATGGTGATGCTGGGGACCAGAGGCAACACCGCCGCACAGATGTCAGAG GTCCTCCGCTTCACTGAGTCAGACCAACCGAAGCTGCCAGGAACACAGCCGTCAGTGATGCAGGCGCAGATGGAAAcacagatgcagatgcagacGCAGCAGACCACCAAACTGCCACAGCATCTGCTCAAG TGCCTGGAATCCCAGGACGGTCAAGATAATGTCCACGCTAAATTTGCTGAAGTGCTGAGCAAGCTCAATGAGGCAGATGCTTCCTATACCCTCAGCGTTGCCAACAGGCTGTATGGAGAGCAGTCCTACCAGtttgttgag GATTTCTTATCCGAGACCAAAAAGTACTACAATGCTGAGCTGGAGTCTGTGGACTTCAAAGCCAGTGCGGAAGCGGCCAGGGCCCTCATCAACACCTGGGTGGAGGAACAGACGCAAG GTAAAATTAAGGACATACTGACCCAGGGTGTGGTGGACAGCATGACCAGGCTGGTACTGGTTAATGCCATCTACTTCAAAGGCAACTGGAACAAGAAGTTTGAGGAGGAGTCCACTGTTGATGCCCAGTTTAGAGTAAACAAG AATTCCACTAaaccagtgaagatgatgagccaGAAGAGCAAATTCCCTCTCACCTCCATTCCTGAGGTCAACTGTCAG CTCCTAGAGATGCCCTATCAAGGTGAGGAGCTCAGCATGCTCATCTTCCTGCCCAATGACATCGAGGACGACACCACAGGCTTGGAGAAG ctggagaaggagctgaCCTATGAGAAGTTTGCGAACTGGACTTGTCCCGACTTGATGGGTCTAACTGAGGTTGAGGTGAAGCTGCCTCGATTCAAGATGGAGGAGAATTATGACTTGAAAAACGTCCTGGTCAGCATGGGCATGACGGACGCTTTCAATGTCTCGCTGAGCAACTTCtcag GCATGTCTCCCGCCAACGACCTGGTACTGTCGGAAGTCATTCACAAGGCCTTCGTGGAGGTCAACGAGGAGGgaactgaggctgctgctgccaccactgCTGTCTTAACTTATCGCATCGAACCGATTCCTGGCTTCTTCATCGCTGACCaccccttcctcttcttcatccgaCATAACGCCACCAAGAGCATTCTCTTTGCTGGCCGATACTCCTCCCCTGAGTAA